Part of the Lolium rigidum isolate FL_2022 chromosome 6, APGP_CSIRO_Lrig_0.1, whole genome shotgun sequence genome, GCTGATCCTCTGCAGTCATCACCGCGCATGATAGACAACGGGGCGCATAATTTCTTAGCCCGCAAGATGGAACACTCACTTATCACTGTTTAATTGATTATATTAACGTATATATGTCTCCCTTATTGAGCTGTTTCTCAACAGTCCCTGAGCATTGAGCAGCAGGAAGCGGCCTCAGGCATCGTCCTTGTCTTCAAAGATGTCAAGAAGGGAGAGAGCCTGCATAGCATAGACAACAACACCTCAGTTAGATGAAGCACGTGATGAACTGATGATGCTTCAGACGCGCCATTGACGATGCACAAACCTCGGTGATGCTGAGCTCCAGCCGGAATTTTGGCCCGTCGTAGTGGTGCAGGATGGGTCGGAAAGCATCCTCCTCCAGCGGGTCGCAGATCTTCCTCGTCGCGACCCTCACCTGAATTCATCGTTGCAAATCAGCATGACATACACATAGGCCAAGTACTAGGTAAGTATTGTTCATCCTTTTATTTTTGCAAGCCGGTTGTAGAGGGTAGTGTGTTGTTGAATACTATACTACTCCAGATATAATTATGTTCCTTTTCAGTGCTAGTAGTTAACTTCAGATACAGGTGGTGTTCTTCCAGAAGAATAAGTCACAGGTGATGTCATTTTGAGATGAGATGGATGCAATTGAACGTGTGTTGACAAGTGTACTCCTTCTAGAAGAACAGGTGGTTGGTTTAGTATTGACCGGCCAACCTAAAGGAAGTGAGGTGGTTGAGTAGTCACTAGCAAGATCTACTGGTGGTACTAATCCCCTGTTTGCCGGTTTGGGAGTAGCAGGTTTTAGCTAGACCGTGCCATCACCCATCCGTTTAATTAACTATGATTGACTAGGTAGTAATTGCTTCGTCTCGATACTAATCCCTTGTTGCAGATCAAGCCTAGCAACTGGGCCTGCCGCCTGCCGGTAGTCATTTCTAGGCTCTAGATAATCTAAGTTTGTACTAGTTTACTGGTTCTCTGAACTTAGCTAGCAGCATGTGGCATGGCAGGTGCATGTAGTACCTGCGCAGGGAAGCGAGACTCGCCGTGGCACTTCTTGTCCTCCCACGCCGCCGGGTCGATGTTTGCTCCGCCGAAGCTCGCAGCCTGAACGTACGATACGATTCAGTTCAGTTCAGTATAGGGCGATGAGTccaagcaattcatcatcaaatgaATCAGTCATCAGATAAGACGGGCAAATAACCTCGAAGATGCCGTGGAGCTGGTGTGTGGAGTAGTTGTAGAGGAAGAGGGGCAGCCCTGGCCTGATCGCCCTCACCGAGTCTCTGTATCTCGACGGCAGCCCTGCAAATTAACCGAAACCGTCACTTACATGATCTGATTAAATTAGCAGCTGAGACTGCTTGATCTTATCACTAATTATAGTCGTCGTAGTAATTAAAGCCATGACGATCGTACATACCGAAGAGCTGCCTCTTGAGGTTCTCCTCCATGGTGTCGTTGTTGCAGACGAAGATGTATCCTCCGATGGGCTCGTTCCGCGGCAGCGCCTCGGACGCCGGCAGCGTCTTGAACCTCTTCTCGGAGGCGGCgccgtggttgttgttgttgttgtcgttgttCTTGGCGTGCTTCTTCTTGCCGCCGTCCAGAGCTCCCTTATTCTTGCCGTAGCCGCCACCGCCGTAGTTGCTGCCGTTGTTGTTGCTGGCCGGCCTCCCGATGGACTTGTTGAAGTAGCTCTTCACCTCCCCGCTGCCGCCGTTtaggttgttgctgttgttgttgtagctCCCGCCAATCATCATCTTGTTGAGCGCGAAGCTAGCGTTATTGTTGTTGAGGTTGGCGCTGTTGGGCTTGGCCGGCGCGCCATAGCCGTACGCCTTGGCGTCGCCGGCGGGGAGGTTATTGGTGGTGTTGTTATAGCGGTCggccttggtggcgccgaaggcgaGCTTGCCTGAGCCGATGAGGCCGGGACCGTCGTTGGCGTTGATCTTGGCGGGTGCATCGGGAGAGAAGAGGCCGAGGGTCGAGTCGGCGTTGCGGGCGCGTGCGTTGTCGGCGGGGGACCAGATGGAGTCGCCGAGGGAGAGGCCGGAGAAGCCTGCCGTCTGCAGCCTGAGCTGGTCGCTGAACTGCCAGAACTCGCGGTCGTAGCCCTCCAtcgaatctctctctcgatctcctCCTGTTGATTCGCGGCGCGGTATGTACGTAGGGGGTACTGGAGCTGCGTGTTGTGCGGGATGGAAATGGAGGCCGAGGTCGGGGGCGAGGGGTTTTATCGATCGGAGAAGACGGTGCAGGTTAACTGGTTTGTTGGTGCGGTGCCGGTCGAGTTGCTTACACTTGAAGTAGTAGCGCCAGTAGGAGCATGAATGAGGCAGGTCTGGACTGAGACTGGTCGACCATGGATTTCGTCAAGTATCGACTTGTCAGGGGCAGGGCACGCACTCGGACGTGGCCGTGTCGGGGGAAGCTTCGTGGAAGGTGGCCAAACCGCGTGCCGTGAGGGCCAGACTTCAATGGGAGGAGACGACGTGGAGGCCGCGGCCCGGCCCGGGCACGCGTCTTTTTTGACTCCCTGCgccagtttttatttttttattatctGGAAAAAAAAGTTATCTTCTCGAACATGGGATGGCTTTGCCTTTTACCTGTAGTGCCTACTTTCCCACCGCTGCTCCCGTCATCCTGATGTTTACCAAACGAAGGCACCAATAATGCCAGTGTACAAGATTACAAAGCCGTACCTAAGATATCTGCCATCTCCATAATTTAATGACTGCGATACTGCCAGTGTATTACTTTGTGACATCGCCACTTAGCAGCATCCAGCTGTTATACAattgatatactccctccgattcatattaattgacttcaatatggatgtatctagaactaaaatgtgtctagatacatccacattagagtcaattaatatggaccggagggagtatatacttTGTTTTTCAGGGACAATCCGGTGGTATCAATTTTGGTTCCagggacaaaaaaaaaaaacccaccaCCTTTCAAACCAAATGATACCACTTTTGTTTTTCGAGACAAAAAAACCCACAAATTTGTAAGTTTTTTTTGCCAAAACAAACAGTAAACTCAAATTGAATGCTGATTAACTGACAAGGAGACAACACATGGATATGACCGTTAACGGCCTTTTAACACATGTCTAAAGGGGCGGCCGGTTAGGTTTTAGTTTCCCGCGCGCGTTTCCGTCTCCTCCCACAAACCTCACCTCCTCCAGCAACGGCGGTGGCGACCCTATCGGCGCTGAAAGCGACATCGATTCGACGGGCGACGAACAAGATAGCACAAACGGCTAGGGGTACGGTAGCTCTAGATTTGACAAATCACCATGTTcagaggcgccgttgccggagcaTGCTTGCGGCGGTATCTCTTGCCAATGTTGTCCTAACACCTCACTGACACCACGAGTGGGTATTCTCCTTGGGTTACAACAAGTaagctttcctttttcttcttcttctctgctTTGCTATTTTGTCAAATTTAGAGTAGGGTTAGCTGAAACTTTATAATTAGGTCCAACTTAGAATTGAGCTAGGGTTTATCTAGGTAGTAAGAATTTGGAAACCAAGCTAGGCTAGGATTTATCTAGTGAGCGCATAATTGTTTATCTAAAACTTTGCAACTCCGTTAGATTTAGAGTTTAAAACTTTGTAAAGCTTTATTAGCTAGTTAGTAATAATTGTGAATTGATGATGACATATTGGAGACTATTTAATTTCCTTGGTAAAGACAATCTAGAGAGAACTTTGTGCATATCAGATCAGATCAGATATAACTGTTTGATTCTGTTAGCACTAATAGAATGACATGTTATGGAATTAAAGATAACATGTGTAATGTTAAGGAAATCGGAAAAAAACATGAAAGGAATAGAGGTTGTTAACAATATGTTAAGGACGGAGAAGATGCTAGACTTATTTGAGAATGAGAAGGTGCATGCTGAATTTGATTATAATTAAGCTGCGATAAAGCAACACCAGTTGAACTGAACATGGAAAAATTTGAATCTCGCATACAAATTAATGAGATGTTGTGTGTTGACAATGAGGGTTTCACCTGCACTTTGGAGGATGAAGGGCTATATCTAGTTGCTGTTGAATTTTCAGATGTGCTTTATCTTGGCACAAGACATAATTGCAATTTGGAGAATGGCAAAGCAATTATTGTAGCTGATGATGTAAATTTTCAAGAAGAAGATTTTCATTATGACATTGATGAATATAGAAGTGAAGATCATAACACAATGGTAACAAAGTATTTGGAATTAATTAAGAAATTAAAGAGGCAGAAAAAACAAATGGAAGATCCCGAACTAATGGAAAATATTAAGCAATAAAAGAAGCAAAGAGATGATCCTTTCCTGCACTATGAAGGGGATACATATGTGGAAGAGATATATGGAGAAGAGGGATAATCAAAGGCTGATGAAGTGCATGAATAAGACTATTTTGCAGTAAGTTGAAGCTAGTGAGACAAAGTCCAATTAGTAGATCATATTATGAGCCAGAGGCTAGTGAGATGTGTTATTTTGTATCCTCGTCTAATTAGGACACCAACCCCATAGACTTGGGTGATAGTGATGACGATGAACATGTTGCAAAAGTTACACTTCCAAGTGGAAATAAGAGGAAGGTGAAGAAGCCAAAGAAGAGGGTTTGTTATGATGAGTCAAAGGCCGATCCATGGAGAAAATTTTCATGAAGTTGTGCTTCACTAATTTTATGAGTTCAAAAGAGCTCTTAGATTTTCCACATAGCTCAACTAACAAACTTTATATCACAAAAACAATTGTGATATAATTATAGCTAAATGCAGTGAAGACGTCCGTCCATTCTACATGATGGCTTAAAACATTGCACATAAGAAAACATTTTTCATTAGGAAATTCGGAAACAAGCACACCTGTATTGTCCATGGAGAGAACAAAGTAGGGATTGGTTAGGTGGCCTGCTAATCTAAGCATTCAATTAGAACAAATACAAATACATGCTGGCATAGTAATGGAAAATACTAGAGGGCTAGAGCTTAGGAAGTACATGGATGAAGCAAGTTATCCCTATGCCAAAAATGGTTTTACCATGCAATGTAAGCTCTGGAAATAGATTGTGAGAATCGACATCATGACCTCCATATCTCATTGCGGCCACTTCTACTCCTTTGCTCTCATACTTGTGTGGTATGTTGCTTGGTGTTTTCTTctttgatttgttattaaagatttTTACATTTGCATTTTTCAGTGAAATCAACAATTTAATTAACATTTCTTAGTAGTATATCCACCAAGAACGACGTTTCAACATTTCAAAAATAAATGAAACAAATATACAAGTACATACGGATGTGTCCCACGGTATGTAATTTTTTAAATATGAAATACCAAATAATCTGGCTACACAAAACATGACGAAAGTGTGGATCTCTAAGAAAGGTCACAAATTTAAATCCACCAAAATTCTCATAATCTGTCATTTTTCGTGTAGCCCAATGTATAAGGTTTATTTTATATAGAAGCACTATTCAGCCTCGAGGATGCAGAAAAGTTAGTTTGCACCCAACATATTTTTATATATTGCTACATTCATAATTTTATGTTCCTATACTAACAATTATGTTCATATTGactcacaacaacaaaaaatcaaCATAAGAAACGCAATGTATGAGTCATTACACTGAAAAAAAACACATACAATACGTTTTTAGGTCATATTTTTGCACATCACGTAAGAAAAAAATACATTATGTCAATCTTTCTTATGTTCTACTACACTCAACTACCGAAATAAGGCAAACTTTATGTGATGTTAAAGTCATATACGGTTGGCAAGATATAAGATGGATGTAGAGCAATTATTCCGCACACCATCGACTCCAATAGCGCGCCACAAGTTTGTAGAATACATCTATATATACATGTAGATTTTTACAGAATTTTCTGAACTTTGTAATCCCAGTTTCACTAATTCTTAAAATTCTTAAAACCATATGTGTTCATATTGACTCACACTTGATTTTCGGTATATTCATGCTTCTGGGTGCAACATCCTTAATAACTCTTGAAAGATGAGCAGACGAGCGGCAGCACCAAACTTTGTATGCAAAGTCCACTCGATGTAACGTCTGATCCACCAGGCCGTACAATGCACGTTTCAAAGGTAGATACTGCGATATTTTAATGTTTTAAGAATGCAGATACTTTTTCTGCTTTGGATTAAACAAAGGTATGCCAATACATGCACGGCGCTGCCGATGATGGACCGAATCAAACGCGTAGAAAACACTGCAGCAAGCAGAGAAGCGATCACGTTCACTCGCGCTAGTGGCTACGATTATTTGTCGTCCAACATTGCTTCGTGGGGAGGCGACTTGGACCATGGAAGGGCCGCAGCATGGACCGTGACGCACGTCGTGCTGCCTCATCCCCGCGGGCGATCTAGGTTGATTTCGTTTATTACACAATTATTATTTACACCCCCTCCGTTTTCAACTTTTCGACACTGCAGGGTACTTCCTTCGTTTTTTATTTATACTTCACTCTATTCTGGTTAAACCTTCAAAAGTGTGTCAACAAATATACGGGAAAACATCAATATCTATGATACCGAACACATCTAATATAAAAATATACTTTACTACGATTCTA contains:
- the LOC124659358 gene encoding DCD domain-containing protein NRP-B-like; the protein is MEGYDREFWQFSDQLRLQTAGFSGLSLGDSIWSPADNARARNADSTLGLFSPDAPAKINANDGPGLIGSGKLAFGATKADRYNNTTNNLPAGDAKAYGYGAPAKPNSANLNNNNASFALNKMMIGGSYNNNSNNLNGGSGEVKSYFNKSIGRPASNNNGSNYGGGGYGKNKGALDGGKKKHAKNNDNNNNNHGAASEKRFKTLPASEALPRNEPIGGYIFVCNNDTMEENLKRQLFGLPSRYRDSVRAIRPGLPLFLYNYSTHQLHGIFEAASFGGANIDPAAWEDKKCHGESRFPAQVRVATRKICDPLEEDAFRPILHHYDGPKFRLELSITEALSLLDIFEDKDDA